From Coccinella septempunctata chromosome 4, icCocSept1.1, whole genome shotgun sequence, a single genomic window includes:
- the LOC123311310 gene encoding probable phosphatase phospho2 isoform X1, whose translation MKNLAVFDFDHTIIELNSDVVIASMIPGGVPESVKKLHCNNGWIAYMQGVFDTLHIRGYNQDFINNIIMKLDPVVGMLDLIKELVVSFNYDVIIISDSNSHFIDTWLTYNNLKKHILEVFSNPAVFEGDLLKIKPYHLQDYCNLSSKNLCKGQILQDFITQQKKDGNIYNRILYAGDGANDLCPILRLKNCDHAFVRSRYKLEELIEKVNNGEIKDKSDVIFETKISNRIYIQPLLVPE comes from the exons atgaaaaacttGGCTGTATTCGATTTTGATCACACGATAATTGAGTTGAATAGTGATGTAGTGATAGCATCTATGATTCCTGGAGGTGTACCTGAGAGTGTGAAAAAACTTCATTGTAATAATGGCTGGATAGCATATATGCAAGGCGTATTTGATACTCTTCATATTCGTGGATATAATCAAGATTttataaataatattataatgaaattgGATCCTGTGGTTGGTATGCTAGATCTGATCAAGGAACTAGTTGTTTCCTTTAATTATGATGTGATTATTATTAGTGATTCTAATTCTCATTTCATTGATACTTGGTTGACCTAtaacaatttgaaaaaacatatacTTGAGGTTTTTTCAAACCCTGCTGTATTTGAGGGTGATCTCTTGAAAATTAAACCATACCACTTACAAGATTATTGTAATTTAAGCAGTAAGAATTTATGCAAGGGACAAATTCTACAAGATTTCAttacacaacaaaaaaaggatGGAAACATTTACAATAGAATTTTATATGCTGGTGATGGTGCGAATGACTTGTGCCCAATTTTGAGATTGAAGAATTGTGATCATGCTTTTGTCAGAAGTAGATATAAATTAgaagaattgattgaaaaagtTAATAATGGTGAAATTAAAGATAAATCAG ATGTAATTTTTGAAACCAAAATATCAAACAGAATCTATATCCAGCCGTTGTTGGTTCCAGAGTGA
- the LOC123311310 gene encoding probable phosphatase phospho2 isoform X2, with protein sequence MKNLAVFDFDHTIIELNSDVVIASMIPGGVPESVKKLHCNNGWIAYMQGVFDTLHIRGYNQDFINNIIMKLDPVVGMLDLIKELVVSFNYDVIIISDSNSHFIDTWLTYNNLKKHILEVFSNPAVFEGDLLKIKPYHLQDYCNLSSKNLCKGQILQDFITQQKKDGNIYNRILYAGDGANDLCPILRLKNCDHAFVRSRYKLEELIEKVNNGEIKDKSVFQM encoded by the exons atgaaaaacttGGCTGTATTCGATTTTGATCACACGATAATTGAGTTGAATAGTGATGTAGTGATAGCATCTATGATTCCTGGAGGTGTACCTGAGAGTGTGAAAAAACTTCATTGTAATAATGGCTGGATAGCATATATGCAAGGCGTATTTGATACTCTTCATATTCGTGGATATAATCAAGATTttataaataatattataatgaaattgGATCCTGTGGTTGGTATGCTAGATCTGATCAAGGAACTAGTTGTTTCCTTTAATTATGATGTGATTATTATTAGTGATTCTAATTCTCATTTCATTGATACTTGGTTGACCTAtaacaatttgaaaaaacatatacTTGAGGTTTTTTCAAACCCTGCTGTATTTGAGGGTGATCTCTTGAAAATTAAACCATACCACTTACAAGATTATTGTAATTTAAGCAGTAAGAATTTATGCAAGGGACAAATTCTACAAGATTTCAttacacaacaaaaaaaggatGGAAACATTTACAATAGAATTTTATATGCTGGTGATGGTGCGAATGACTTGTGCCCAATTTTGAGATTGAAGAATTGTGATCATGCTTTTGTCAGAAGTAGATATAAATTAgaagaattgattgaaaaagtTAATAATGGTGAAATTAAAGATAAATCAG TCTTTCAGATGTAA